DNA from Rhinatrema bivittatum chromosome 16, aRhiBiv1.1, whole genome shotgun sequence:
GTGCAGGAAAGTTTTATGAGGGCTGTGAGATCACAAAAAATATGGTTGATTGTTTTGGATTCACAAAAAGAAAGCTGAGAGGTAACAATAGCATGAGGAATTACCTCCAGAAAACCTGTTAGCCACGAAATTACAGCCAGGAGAACACAGACTTTCCTGTTCATGACGATGGTGTAACGCAGGGGATTGCATATTGCAACATAACGATCATAGGCCATGGCAGTGAGAAGCAGAAATTCTATCCCAAGACCAGTCAGAAACCAATACATTTGTATAATGCACTCGCTGAAAGATATGGTCTTATTCCCTGTCAGGAGGATTGTTAGTAATTTGGGAACAGTGACTGTCAGAGAGGAGATGTCTAAGACAGACAAGTTGGCCAAGAAGAAATACATAGGAATGTGCAGGTGTCGATCAGCACATATTATACAAATaatgaggaggttccccagcacgGCAATCAAATAGAGAACTGAGAAGAGAACAAAGAGAGGGAACTGCAGCTCTGGGAATTCTGAAAATCCCAGGATTAAAAATTCTGTCACATCGGTgtgattttccatttctttttattCATATTCCATTGTTCACtgtgagaagaaagagaaagtatGAAAGAAAGTCAATAATAAACCATAATGCAAGATCTTCAAAATAATTACATAAGCACACTATTGCCAAGTCACAATCACAAATTCATACAGCAAGTATGAAGACAAGTTACAAAGccgtttacataaaaaaaaaaataggtattaAGTTGAATTAACTGGCCTTGATGAGACTTGTCCTCCTATGCCTGACTAAACTTGTGAGTGGgctttttttatcatttttatctttatcttttattcaAATGTATTAATCACCTAAACAACACTAGGTGAAGTACAAATAAAAACCTACATAAAATACGTATTATACATTACATGAATCTTTCAACAAGACAAATGAGGGCTGGATAGGAAATGCTTGCGATGGTATCATAACTTAATAAAAAGCCTGCTTAAACCACCATATTTTTAATAGCATCTTGAAAGCTTTAAGACTGTCTGCTAGGCACAATGTCTCTGGAAATATGTTCCACACAACAGGGGCATCAACAGAGAATGCACAGTCCCTAGTACTGCATAGCCTGGCTTGGGCTAGTGAGGGTACATCAAGGTGGTCTATTTGTGAGGAGCGGAGTTGTCATGTGGGGCAACACAGTTGTAACAATGCATTGCACCATGAGGTGACAGAGTCTGAAATTGATTTATAAGTAGTAACTGCAACTTTGTACTAATTTGATCGgtaataggtaaccaatgtaaaaaTATCCAtacaggtgtaatatgatcacgaCTTTTGGTGCCAGAAATGAAACAAGTGGCTGCATTGAGCAATAATTGCAAAGGTTTTAAATTTACTGCAGGTAAACCCAAAAGAACAGAGTTACAGAAGTTGACAGTAGAAAGAATGAATGCTTGGACTACAGTCCGAAAATTGGACTTTTCTAATAGGTGTTTGAAATTGAAAAGTACTCAAAGTTTAAAGAAACCagattttattatatttcttacATGGGAGTGAAAGGATAACAAAGGATCAATTAGCACGCCGAGGTTATGTATACAAGGGTTAAGTGGAATTGAGGTGTTTTCAATAACAATTGATAATCAAGAAATCTTGGAATGGGTGCATTGGATCAAAACACATTGAACCAGATTTCcaaagccctacgtgcataaatGGGGTTACGCCCACCCGGCCCATTTTACAAAGACCCGGCattgcgtgtaaagccccagaatgcgtataagtcccgggccttcgaaaaaggggcagggaggggttggGGCGGGGTGAGAGGCCAGAGGCACAgctgccatttgccgctgtgtcggaggatcgcatgccggcaggctgccgacATGTGCAAGaggtaagataaaggtagggggtaaggatagggctagggggcaggagggttaggggaaggggaagggaggttaggttagggggttaggaagttcccttccaggccactccGAACAACTCCATGGTGTtgttccgaaattggagtggcctgggagggaatgggtgaaggccaTGGGTgtcggcgcacgcagggtgcACAAGAGATGCCAAGAGATGAGTTAGTTTGTATGCTGTactgtttcattttcttgagcaaTATTGCTTCTTTCAAGCTGCTCAGCCCACCTCACATTCCTGGTGCCAAGGCTTTGTTTTCActgttgtatttttgtttttgttggaatatTTTCATGGTTTTGCATGTCAGATTATCACGGTGAGGTTCCCCAACTATGTTACCAGCTTCAATTCAGGCAGTGCCGGTCAGCTACTACTCTTTCTTGCTGTTGTATGGAGCCTTAGCATTTTATAATTAATTGCCATTATATATGAGTTTGGCAGGTTTGCTAATGCTGTCACTTTCTATGATGGGAAATCATGGATGCTTCAGTTGAGAGGCGCTGATATATTGGAGCTCGACAGTAACTCAGAACCTCAGCCATTTTCATCATGCTCATCTGCTCAGTACTTTTTATGTTTGAGAGTTGCCCTGAACTTGATCTAGGCTTTCTTGCTTTGCTTTGCTGGATGAATCTGGTATTGAGTTTGTTCCCTAAGAAACAattttgacattttctttttactttgtAGATGGCAATTTGTTTCTATATTTTCATATATATTGCTTTAATTATGTGTATAATCTTGGGTGGTGTGGGGTTAGAGTAGTCTATATTTTTAGATTGGGTATAGTTTGAGAGGAGCAGGGgttgagggaagggagggagtttcAGATAATTTGTCATGGGGTCTGATAATGGTATTGGGTTGTATCAATATGTTTGGAGATAGTTCGGTAATAAGAGGACATGGTCTCTGGTTTATCCCATCTCTTGGGTCCCAATAGTTATTCCACATAAGCGGAAATGCATCTTTTGGATATAAGACTAATAAGGGGGTGGTTTTACATTTTGGAGGAAGGGGAGTgttagtgggggagggggtttgcaaGGGTGAATGTTATAGTTGAGGGATGATGGAGGGGTGTTGTGGATGTAGGCATAAAGGTGTACTAGGACAGTAGATTTGAGGTTTTTGCTTTAATCTACACAACTAAATTTTATATGAACAATGTGAGACCTAGAAGAGTTATGCAGAATTCTTTGTATGTGCCTTAGTGTTAACAATTATTTGTATCATGCTGCAGCATTGATTTATTTACAGACCTGATTAAATGTATATAGgtacaaaagtgaaaataaagtcCCTTAATGTTGGGGTATCTCCTCCCCAGTCAAGAGAAAAAGTATAATACAATTTGTATGCCATTGTTGCAGGAAACCTATCTTACAAATTGAGAGCATGATAAACTGAAGACAGGCTGGGTAGGTCAGTTAGTTTATTCCTCTCACAATTTACGTAGCGTGGGGTTTGTATTTTGGTGGATAAGCATTTACCCTTTTACAGTCCATTGCTCTTTGAGAGATAATGAGGGCCGGTACATTTTACTGGACTGTTCATTGCACTCTTTTCACTTTACACTGGTTAATGTTTATGGCCCTAATTATAATCAAGTGGAATTTTACAAGATGCTCATGGATAAAATCGTATTTGATTTCGAACACCTATGTCTTGGCGGGGACAGGAATGCTTGTCCTGATTCCCTCTTAGACAAAATCTCTCATCCTAAGACAGGGGCCTCAGGATCTTTTTCTCCTAAAATGTTGATGGACACATTTCAATGTACACATGTATGGTGCTCTTAATGTTCCAGAGATCAAGATTTCACATTTTATTCCCTGAGACTCAATATGCATAGTAGGCTCGAATATTTCTCTCATATGCAGAGCTGTTTTATTCTGGCTAGTGTTATATCAGATCACAATCCGATTATCATCACAATGTCTGCAGCTATAACTCAACCCACAGCATTCTCCTGGCAGTTAAATACCTCTCTTCTGGATGACAAATATTTTCCGAGCCTCCTCAGAGAATCTGTCCTGGAATTTAACATTGACAATCCAGTAGAAGATTATACTCTGGTTTTATGTTGGGAAGCCGTTAAGGCTTTTCTCCAAAGAGAGATAATAAGGTAAACCAGTTTTCTTCAGAGGGAGCAGAGAAACAAGGTGAATGACCTTCTGATAAACATTAGGGATTTGGAAATATTGCATTGTAGGAAGTGCTCAACTCGTACTTTAAAATTCCTGAAAGCCTGTAGAAAAGAGCTACAGTCTTTGAAGGTTGCAAAAGTTGGTTGAGTccttaaatatactaaaataaATTCTACAAACATGGTTACAGCCAGAGCTGTAAAGAAAAAGGCCTGTCAGTCATTTATATCTGGTATGCACAAGCTCACAGGAGTTTTTACATCCAGGCCATCTGAAATAAatgctctaagaacataagaaattgccatgctgggtcagaccaagggtccatcaagaccagcatcctgtttccaacagaggccaaaccaggccacaagaacctggcaattacccaaacaccaagaagatcccatgctactgatgcaattaatagcagtggcaattccctaagtaaacttgattaaaagcagattatggacttctccaagaacttattcaaatcttttttgaacccagctacactaactgcactaaccacatcctctggcaacaaattccagagcttaattgtgcaatgagtgaaaaagaattttctccaattagtcttaaatgtgctacaagctaacttcatggaatgctccctagtccttctattatccgaaagtgtaaataaccgattcacatctacccattcaagacctctcatgagcttaaagacctctatcatatcccccctcagccgtctcttctccaagctgatcaggcctaacctctttagcctttccatataggggagatgttccatcctttttatcattttgattgcccttctctgtaccttcttcatcacaactatatcttttttgagatgcggcgaccagaaatgtacaccgtattcaaggtgcggtctcttcatggagcgataaagaggcattatgaaattttccgttttattaaccattcccttcctaataattcctgtttgttttttttttactgctgcagcatactgagccgacgattttaaattattatccactatgatgcctagatctttttcctgggtggtagttccttatatggaacctaacattgtgtaactacattaaatttcatctgccatttggatgcccaaattcctttccagatcatttataaatatattgaaaagcgccggtccaagtacagatccctgaggcactccactgtttaccctgtcCCACTGAGATAAtcgaccatttaattctactctctgtttcctgtcttttaaccagtttgtaatccatgaaagggcattacctcctatcccatgactttttaatttttttagaaacctctcatgagggaatttgtcaaatgccttttgaaaatccaaatacactacatcttccagttcacctttatccacatgtttattaacccctacaATAAAATGAAGCTGATtagttaggcaagacttcccttgggcaaatccgtgttgactatgttccattaaaccatgtctttctatatgctctacaattttgatctttagaatagtttccactatttttcccaggctcactggtctatagttacccggatcgcccctggagccctttttaaatattggggttacattggccaccctccagtcttccggtacaatggatgattttaatgataggttacaaattttaactaatagatcagaaatttcatttttttgttccttcaataccctaggatgcataccatcggtccaggtgatttgctactctttagtttgtcaatctggcctactacatcttcccagttcacagtATTTGgatcagtttgtctgactcatcacccttgaaaatcatctctgaaactggtatatccccaacatcctcattagtaaacacggaagcaaagaattcatttagtctttctgcaatggacttatcttcctaagagcccctttaactcctcaatcatctaatggtccaaccgactcccccacaggtttcttgcttttgttatattttaaaaagtttttattatgagtttttgcctctatggcgaacttcatttcaaattctctcttcacctgtcttatcaatgttttatacttaacttgacaatgcttatgttttatcctattttcttcagatggatccttcttccaatttttgaaggattttttttggctaaaatagcttctttcaccttagcttttaaccatgatggtaatcgttttgccttccttccacttttcttaatgtgtggaatacatctggactgcacttgtaggattgtattttttagcAATGTTCATGGTTGTTGAAcccttttaatctttgcagctgtatctttcagtttttttctaactatgttcctcattttatcaaaatttcccttttgaaagtttagtgttagagctgtagatttacttattgtccccctttcagttattagtttaaatttattcatgttatgatcactattgccaagtggccccatcacctttacatctctcaccaaatcctgcattccactaagaattaaatctaaaatagctccctctcttgttggttcttgaaccaattgtcccatgaagcagtcatttattacatccaggaactttatgactCTGGCAAGTCCTGatgtacatttacccagtcaatattggggtaattgaaatctagaaaTATATAGAAGCAatcttgcacataagcaagtccTCAAAAACACTGGTGCAAGTAAAAGAATAAGGTTCCATTCAATGAATATAAGAGTCTTTATTAAACCCAAAATTTATAAATCATTCAATTAGTACGGCAACTCCATACGGGTAGCAGCAAGAAGagttaaagtcccccgacacggtcccgtgtttcgcggaggctgcatcgggagggaccaacaaGACGTTTATTCACATCTGTAATATAATATGCAGTAGTAAAGAACGGAACAAAGAACTGCCATAAGGTTTATATAGAGAAAGATGTACATACCTCTTAGAGTCTCACAGGAGCGCAATCGCCCTCAGTGTTTCAAACATTTAAAGGACAAAAAGGCGCGAAAGGTAACTCTCGCGGGATGCTGTGATTAGTGAGCTGACACCTGGGATACAGACATCGGATCAGGATTCAATAAAACTGATACCATTCGATATCTTTATTTAAACCAGAAGGGGCGACTGTGTGAAGGGTATATATCCATCGTTGCTCCTTCCGTCCCAGCATGCCGGCAAAGTCCCCTCCCCGCGAGGGGGGCGAGACCACCTCCAATACCGTGAAGGAAAGAGCATCGATGGAATGTGCCGTCTCAAGCCAGTGAGACACCAGAGGCTCATCAACTCTGGAAGATCGTATATTCGAACAGTGTTCTATGATTCGCGTTTTAACCATCCGGGCGGTCTTGCCCACATATAGCAATGGGCAGGGGCACCTAATGACATAGATAACCCCTTTTGTACAGCAATTGGATTGAGAGTAAAGTTTGAAGACCCGTCCAGTCAGAGGATGTATGAATGTGGATGCTGGTTCTGTATGCTTACACATCGTGCAGTGGCCACAAGGCTGATGGTGCCCACCCAGCCGTAGTGGCGATTGCGTAGGTAAAGCAGTGTGCACAAGTCGATCCCTTAGGTTGGTGGCTCTTTTAAAAGTAAATCGTGGGGGACCATGCATCAAAGTGTTCAAAGACAGGGCTGACCAGTGACGTCTGATCATAGTGGCTATAGCTCTTCCCACTGTGGAGAATGGGAGAATACAGTTATGCGAGATATCATCCGAGTGCGTGGGCGGTGTAAAAAGCCACTCCCGGTGTGTGTATAGTGCTCGCTTAAAAGCTTTCTTGATAACCCGCATAGGATAACCCCTTTCGGCAAACCGGTTAATCATACCCTGGGATTGAGACAAAAATTCTTGTCTTGTTGAGCACAAGCGACGGAGtcttaaaaattgccccgtaGGGATATTATCCCGAAGTGCCCTAGGGTGGAAACTGTTATAAGCAAGCAGGGTGTTCCGGTCGGTATGTTTGCGAAAGATGGATATATACCCTTCACACAGTTTGCGAAAGATGGATATATACCCTTCACACAGTCGCCCCTTCTGGTTTAAATAAAGATATCGAATGGTATCAGTTTTATTGAATCCTGATCGGATGTCTGTATCCCAGGTGTCAGCTCACTAATCACAGCATCCCGCGAGAGTTACCTTTCGCGCCTTTTTGTCCTTTAAATGTTTGAAACACTGAGGGCGATTGCGCTCCTGTGAGACTCTAAGAGGTATGTACAACTTTCTCTATATAAACCTTATGGCAGTTCTTTGTTCCGTTCTTTACTACTGCATATTATATTACAGATGTGAATAAACGTCttgttggtccctcccgatgcagcctccgcgaaacacgggaccgtgtcgggggactttaactCTTCTTGCTGCTACCCGTATGGAGTTGCCGTACTAATTGAATGATTTATAAATTTTGGGTTTAATAAAGACTCTTATATTCATTGAATGGAACCTTATTCTTTTACTTGCACCAGTGtttttgtggtaattgaaatctcccattattattgcactgccaaattggttagcttccctgatttctcttagcatttcatcatctgtctgaccattttgtccaggtagatggtagcatactcctatcactatactcttacccaacccacatgggatttctacctatatagattctactgagcatttagtctcttgtatgatctttatcctgttggactctatacccttccggacataaagtgccacacccccaccaagttgatcctccctatcattgtgatattatttgtaccctgatatagcactttcccattggttatcctccttccacgaAGTCTCTTTGATGTCAATTGAAGGTTTACTAAATATTTTGCTGTACTCTATGAGTCTCCTGAATCAGTCCCTAGTAGTCAAATTTGGGATTTTCTGTCCTTACTGAATTTACCTCAGATATCAGAGCAGCAAAGTGAGGGATTCTCTGAGCCTATATCTCTGCTTGAAATTCAGACTGCTGTGCAGGCTCTACCATGTGGGAAATGTCCAGGCCCATATGGGTTCTACATTGACCATTTTAAGAAATATTTGCCTGAACTTGCTCCTTTCCTGCTTCCACTTTTTAATatggctgaggaggaaggaacTGGTTTGGTAGAAATGGCAGATGCAAACCGTTCTCTTATTCATAAGCAAAGGAAGGATGTTCTTTAATGCCTCTCATATTGGCCTATTTTCTTGTTGAACTCAGATGTAAAGATTCTGGCTAATGTTTTGCCAGAATCAAGTCTGTTCTCCAAGTCCTGATTCATGCTGATAAGACTGGGTTTGGGAAGGGGAGATTGTTGACCTCCAACACCAGGTGTTTATTTGTTATATTGCATGTGGCCAGAGGTAAGGGTATTTCTGGAATTATAGCCTCATTGGACACTGAAAATCCTTTGAGAGGTTGTTCTAGACTTTTCTATTTGAGGTATTGCAAAATGTGAGGCTTCCAGATGTGTTCCTGGGGTGGACATAAGCTACCTATGCAAAACCCAGAGCCTGGCTTTTCATTAATGAATCTATGTCTGTATTCTTTAACATATAACATGATCCTAGACAGGGATGTCCTCTGTCCCCTCTTCTGTTTGACTTGGCCATATAACGTTTAGTGGCTCCAGTTTATCAGCATCTGAATTTAGGTGGTcagaaacagaaaatatcttTATATGCTGACAATTTTCTCATCTGCCTGACAAACTTACATTCCTCAGGTCCAGCATTATTGGATTTAATCACGAAATATGGGGCTCTTTTGGGCTACAAAGTTAATTTAGATAAATCCAATATATCCCCAGTGGGCTGGAAAGTAACTATACCAAATTGTTTTTCCAATTTTAAGGTTGTAAGGGAGGGGTTTAAATATCTTGGTGTGTTCATTCCCAGAGAGTTTAAAGATCTCTATAAAAATAACTTTGGCCCTTTGATTGCTAAGCTAAAACAGGATCAGTTAGATTGGGAGCTTTTGACTGTGTTGTTGACTAGTAGGATTAATCTTcttaaaatgaattttctcccAAAACTTTATTACCTTTTTCAGCACATTCTCTGTAATATTCCAGCCAGTGTTTTTTTTAGTGTTACACAGAGCTATCACTAAATTTATATGGCTACCAAAAATCTAGGAAGGCATGGCCCTTTATAACCTTCAATATTATTATGGGGCTACTAGATTAGTTTAAGGCATGGCACCATAACTCTGACACTTCCTGGCTATTGTTGGAAAAAGAACAGGCTGAAGTGATGAATTTGGACACTTAAACCTTTCCTGCCtgtcacctcacctcacctcacctcacccATATCGTGTTCGTAAGGCAAGTCCTATCCTAGCACATTCCTTACCTGAATGGAGGCAACTGTGGAAATTTTTAGGAATTGGAAGACTTGCACCCTATAGCTCCCCttatttgaaaatgccatcttagCCAGGTGTACCTTCTCTCCCATGTTTAAAGAATGGAGGAATAAGGTTCTGATTTTTATTGCTCAATTCTTGGATGAGGATGATGGGTTTATGTCATTTCAGGAGTTGTGCGAGGAGTATGAACTTGATCCTATTTCCAATCTGTTTTATTTGCAGTTGAGATAGGCTTTGGCTGTTCTTTTTGACCTAATCAAATCACTGGAAACATATTTGGACATCTGCTTTTCACCTCTCTATCTGTACCAGCAGAGTTGAGTTAATGGTTAAACTATGACCTAGGACCTAGACAATCCCTGCTTTTTATGCTTGGAATTTTCCAGATGCTGATGCTACCTGTTGAAGGGTGTGTGTGAAGGTTGCTATGTATATACAATGTGGTGTCATTGTCAAACCATGCAAAATTTCTGGTTATGGGTTGCAGAGGAAATAGCTGATATCTTATGCTTCCCCATATATCTCACGCCTTCGTTAGGGCTCCCTGGAAGGTTGGACGGGTCCATGGTTCTGGTAAAGTATAGGATTCTGGTGGGGCAATTATTATTAGCTGTACATTTCACAATTGCTAAATTTGGAAGTCTAATCCCAACATGGATTACTGGTGTAATCAAGTGCATTCAGTGTCTGATCTTTGAGAAGCTATGCTATgatcataggggcggattttaaaaggcgcgcgaatagcctacttttgtttgcgctccaggcgcaaacaaaagtacgctggattttagtagatacgcgcggagccgcgcgtatctgctaaaaacctggatcggcgcgcgcaaggctatcgattttgtatagccggcgcgcgccgagccgcgcagcctacccccgttccctccaaggccgctccgattctctccaaggccgctccgatttcggagcggccttggagagaatcctctaacgccctcccctcaccttcccctcccttcctctacctaacccacccccccggccctgtctacacccccccccttacctttctccggggatttacgcctcccggagggagaagtaaatccccgcgcgcgagcgggcctcctgcgcgccgggccacgacctgggggcgggtacggagggcgtggccacgcccccggaccgccccgggccgtagccacgcccccgtacccgcccccaaaacgctgccgacacgcccccgaaacgccgcgacgaccgggcccgccccgcgacatgcccccgacacgcccccctcggagaaccccgggacttacgcgagtcccggggctctgcgcgcgccgggaggcctatgtaaaataggcttcccggcgcgcagggccctgctcgcgtaaatccgcccggtttt
Protein-coding regions in this window:
- the LOC115077503 gene encoding olfactory receptor 5V1-like gives rise to the protein MENHTDVTEFLILGFSEFPELQFPLFVLFSVLYLIAVLGNLLIICIICADRHLHIPMYFFLANLSVLDISSLTVTVPKLLTILLTGNKTISFSECIIQMYWFLTGLGIEFLLLTAMAYDRYVAICNPLRYTIVMNRKVCVLLAVISWLTGFLEVIPHAIVTSQLSFCESKTINHIFCDLTALIKLSCTETSVIEMMTFAEGVFTAFTPFLLTLTSYVFIISTILKIRSKEGKSKAFSTCSSHLTVIILLYGSIIGVYNQPRSVDSTHENKLITVIYIIIIPLLNPLIYSLRSKELKAALRKVIRRKPY